The Verrucomicrobiota bacterium genome includes a region encoding these proteins:
- a CDS encoding type II toxin-antitoxin system HicA family toxin produces the protein MKPRDLIRKLEKQGCQLLHHGFKPDIYHNPETRRTQPVPRHNEINGFLARKIIRDLSRI, from the coding sequence ATGAAGCCTCGCGACTTGATCCGAAAGCTGGAGAAGCAAGGCTGCCAGCTACTCCACCACGGATTCAAGCCCGACATCTATCACAACCCGGAGACCCGAAGGACCCAACCGGTTCCGAGACACAACGAGATCAATGGATTTCTTGCTCGAAAGATTATTCGCGATCTATCAAGGATTTAG